Proteins found in one Drosophila busckii strain San Diego stock center, stock number 13000-0081.31 chromosome 2R, ASM1175060v1, whole genome shotgun sequence genomic segment:
- the LOC108595957 gene encoding uncharacterized protein LOC108595957, whose translation MCQLSLLLLLLLLSALASPILAQRAVACDGNVFNKCKDYCFADCLKDDFGTCMMNCDNGCGCTDAKIIRNNGGCRQLKLCTLVDTSDEAELQTVMAEATTQRAPALINENGDDHLNLIEFTTINAFA comes from the coding sequence ATGTGCCAGttgtcgctgcttttgctgctgctgctgctctcagcaCTTGCATCTCCCATTCTGGCCCAACGCGCTGTTGCCTGTGATGGCAACGTCTTTAATAAGTGCAAGGATTACTGCTTCGCCGATTGCTTGAAGGACGACTTTGGCACTTGCATGATGAACTGCGACAATGGCTGCGGCTGCACCGATGCAAAGATAATACGCAATAATGGCGGCTGTCGCCAGCTGAAGCTTTGCACGCTGGTGGACACCAGTGATGAGGCTGAGCTGCAGACAGTTATGGCAGAGGCGACAACGCAGCGTGCGCCTGCATTGATAAATGAAAACGGCGATGATCACTTGAATCTTATTGAGTTTACTACAATCAATGCGTTTGCCTAG
- the LOC108595538 gene encoding uncharacterized protein LOC108595538, whose protein sequence is MKLDSKIRVPKYVSDAFDNVEYELQMSYTLETDRRIMSFYDAMWGMEVTGGIDQFEPLTIVNVSPTGLAKRGGMRIGDEITQINDVPALELTFNEALQLFRKSSRYVRVFVRGDDDAPGEEDWTCDCWFKPRKPWRRDFTPIQWTFPWNDRRKPVYKESNCFMVPSKMEEKIRARRAATSAVHKKEEGTPKTRSLTPTPRPKNQPGPNLLESVLRPRGPPPRD, encoded by the exons ATGAAGCTCGACTCGAAGATTAGAGTGCCCAAGTATGTTTCGGATGCATTCGACAATGTCGAGTATGAGCTGCAAATGAGCTATACCCTGGAGACAGATCGTCGCATCATGAGCTTTTATGATGCCATGTGGGGCATGGAGGTAACCGGTGGCATTGATCAGTTCGAGCCGCTGACCATTGTTAATGTTTCACCAACGGGGCTCGCAAAACGCGGCGGCATGCGCATTGGCGATGAGATTACACAAATCAACGATGTGCCCGCGCTGGAGTTGACCTTCAATGAGGCGCTGCAGCTATTTCGCAAATCCTCACgctatgtgcgtgtgtttgtgcgtGG cgACGATGATGCGCCCGGTGAGGAGGACTGGACTTGCGACTGCTGGTTCAAGCCTAGAAAGCCTTGGCGTCGCGACTTTACGCCCATACAGTGGACATTCCCCTGGAACGATCGTCGCAAGCCGGTGTACAAGGAGTCCAACTGCTTTATGGTGCCCAGCAAAATGGAGGAGAAGATACGCGCGCGTCGCGCGGCCACCTCAGCAGTGCACAAAAAGGAGGAGGGCACGCCCAAGACGCGTTCGCTAACACCAACGCCCAGACCCAAGAACCAGCCAGGCCCCAATCTGTTGGAGAGTGTGCTGCGTCCACGCGGTCCACCGCCCAGGGACTAA
- the LOC108594868 gene encoding uncharacterized protein LOC108594868 yields the protein MNGLADFSELNFGFDEDIVRLSGNTTFVWNINAKHRIQLSLSIFKFNRGSWQSTLLNMKVPDFCKDMYNPELVWYKYWTKYALNAAEVRDQCALPGVKLIYEPFNIDVAFSVSGTLLSGRHKIVITMEAIDPMYKKAAQSICFEMIGAIFEQS from the exons ATGAATGGCCTGGCTGATTTTTCTGAACTAAATTTTGGATTCGATGAGGATATTGTGCGCTTGTCAGGCAATACAACTTTTGTATGGAATATAAATGCCAAACATCGTATACAG CTCAGCttaagtatatttaaattcaatcgCGGCTCATGGCAATCCACTCTATTGAATATGAAGGTGCCAGATTTCTGCAAGGACATGTATAATCCAGAACTCGTTTGGTACAAATATTGGACTAAATATGCACTGAATGCTGCCGAAGTTCGCGATCAATGTGCGCTGCCAGGC GTAAAACTTATATATGAACCATTTAATATAGATGTGGCATTTTCAGTGTCAGGTACGCTGTTAAGTGGTCGTCATAAGATTGTTATAACAATGGAGGCAATCGATCCAATGTATAAAAAAGCTGCGCAAtcaatttgctttgaaatGATTGGCGCGATTTTTGAGCAATCATAA